Genomic window (Syntrophorhabdus sp.):
CGCCCCGGCCAGCTGAAGGGTCTTGTTGTTCGCCTCCGCGGCCACCTTTATCTCGGCCCTGACCTTCTCTATGAGTTGTTTTCCTTTCTGTGACGTATCTATCTTCTCGAGGAGTTCCACGTTCTCCTTGTAGGACTTGCGACCCTGATCGATGTCCTTCTTTGCCTCCGTGCGGATACCGGCGTCATTCATCGACGCCGTGAGCAGTATCCCCTCCGACGTCTGGTCGATCGCCTTCATGGCGTCGCGGGCACACTTGATCTTCACATTACTCTCCTTGACGATCGTCTCTATGCCCGCGTTTATGGAATGCATGCTCCTTATGCCCATGAAAGTGAGGACAGCAAGCAAAACCATCATGATACCGAATCCGATCCCGAGCCGCATACCAATCTTCATGTTCTTGAAACTCATCTGCAATCCCTCCTTTTTTGTGCGTGAACCTCAGATCTCTCATTTCAGGAAGCGCTGTGTCCATCTCCGTTCTCTCCGGGCGGCTGATGAAGGACGGATCCTGCGTGGGTCTTGAACACGTTCAACGAAGTGCGTGGTCCGCGTCCCACTGTGTATAATCGAATGATATGCCTGATCGCTTAAACCAAAAAGCACAAAGGATCATCAAGCTGCGGGATAACAGGAAATGATCGAACAGATGGGATGATGCAGGCGCTAATGAACGGCTTCGAGACGGGAACCGTCGATGCGCCCCCCCGGGGGTCGCCCTTCGCAAGACCCACCTCGGGCTCGGAGGGCAGAGGTATGAACTCCAGGAGGTCGATCTCCGCGCTCGCCTTCAATTCCGTCCCGAGGATCAACACCTCTTCCGTGCCGTTATGGAGGATGATCGCCTTCTGGGATTCCTGGATCAGTCTGACGTTCTCGTGCCACAGCACGGGACCCCTGTCGGCACCGGCCGGATCCACGACAAACAGGAAGACCAGCATGAACAAGATACTCTTCATTGCGTCGCTCCTTCGGCCTCGGGAGAGGCCATCGTCTCCGGCATTCTTGAGATTCAACACCATCCACCAGCGTGATGTCCACACTTTCTTTAATCCCTTTGTGGCACAGGCCGGGATGTGCTATGATTAGAGTCGCACACCCCGCCGGTCGAGGGCCTTTGGACCGGTACCGGGGAATCGAGTACCGGACAGGACCATTGACGGCCGCATCGACTGAAACACATGGGTAAAGACCATTTGACGAAGAACATCCTGAAGAACCTTCACCGCATCATCCTCACCCTCGTCCTCTCCTGGCTGCTCGCCCTCACCCCCCTTTTCCCTTCCCTCCCCTCCTTTGCCGAAACGGCGGATGATTACGAGGACGCGGAGACCGATTTCGAGGAGTCCATCGAACTCGAATCGCCATCGGGAGCACGCGACGTCATAGATTTCGATATCTTCGAGGACATCGCTCGTGCGAGGGCGCGCCTCGAGAAGATGAGCTGCGGGTTCACCGTCGTCAGGCCGAAGACGGTGAAAAAGGTGAGAACGGGCAGGAAGGGAAAGAAAGGAAGGAAATGGAAACAGGTGGTGACCTACGGGAAGCCCGAACTGGGTTCCTTCACCATCCTTCTGGCCGTCGAAAACGTCAAGACGAGAGAGATACAGGTCATCAAGGTCCATCCCAGGCTCGGCGGCCGCACGGACCGGGCCATCATCGAGCCGGGCAAGGCAAACGGGGTCAACACCAAGTTCACCATCACCTCGCCGGAGCATCACGTGGTACTCGCTCTCAAAAGGCCCGTGCGGCACGGGTCAACGTTCAGGGAAGTCGTGTATACCCCCTATTCGGAAGGTCTCGACATCCCCTCCGTCCGGAAGGCGGGGCTCGACTACCTTGAGGGCATTATCGGCAGCGCGAGGAACGACCTCATCGATAGACGGGTGAAGCCACGTTCCTGCAACAGTTTCATCGACAACGACATCTCCGTGGTGCTTGCCATCATAGAGCATATCGACCCCGGGAAGTTCACGAGCGGACGGTACACGCCGGAAAAGCTCATCAACGAGACGCTCGTCATACTGGGGACAAACAAGCACAATGCCTACCGCTACTCGAAATCAAAGGCGGGTGCCGTGGGCCTCTTCCAGTTCATACCGGGCACCTACAAGAGGATCCTGAATCTCTATCCACAGGCAGGCCTCATACGGGACTTCGCGCAGGGAATGACCGACCACGAGAACGCCGCGAAGGCATCCTTCCTTCTTTTCGACGCCGATATGAACGTGCTGAGCGATGCGCGCAGAAACCGGCTTCTCGACGACCAGGCGGCAACGGGCAGGTTCCTGGCCTCAGCCTACAACTGCGGGCCGGGCAGGACGAGGAGCAGCATGGAACGGTACGGAGACAACTGGGCCTCCGCCGTCCCTGCCGAGACACAGATCTATCTGCGCAAGTTCGACGCCGTCCTCACCTGGTACCGCACCGGTCGCCTCGCCTCCAGGTGACGGGGCAGATCAGCCTGGCGTCACCCGGCAGGGCCGACCTTCCAGATCCCCTCCGCGTACTCGAGAATGGACCGGTCTGACGAGAACCTTCCCGTCCTTGCCACGTTGAGGATGGACATGCGGACCCATCGCTTCGCGTCAAGATAAGCCCTGTTCACCTCACCCTGC
Coding sequences:
- a CDS encoding HAMP domain-containing protein, encoding MSFKNMKIGMRLGIGFGIMMVLLAVLTFMGIRSMHSINAGIETIVKESNVKIKCARDAMKAIDQTSEGILLTASMNDAGIRTEAKKDIDQGRKSYKENVELLEKIDTSQKGKQLIEKVRAEIKVAAEANNKTLQLAGANKSQEAVQAYVQGRPVTERVKDSFVELAKYQEEQAMARYNEAAATYRSTRTMLLVIGLVAVALGIVVAYLMTRSITKPLGEAVHISDGLAKGDLTMKVEATSTDETGQLLIAMKNMVEKLR
- a CDS encoding lytic transglycosylase domain-containing protein, whose amino-acid sequence is MGKDHLTKNILKNLHRIILTLVLSWLLALTPLFPSLPSFAETADDYEDAETDFEESIELESPSGARDVIDFDIFEDIARARARLEKMSCGFTVVRPKTVKKVRTGRKGKKGRKWKQVVTYGKPELGSFTILLAVENVKTREIQVIKVHPRLGGRTDRAIIEPGKANGVNTKFTITSPEHHVVLALKRPVRHGSTFREVVYTPYSEGLDIPSVRKAGLDYLEGIIGSARNDLIDRRVKPRSCNSFIDNDISVVLAIIEHIDPGKFTSGRYTPEKLINETLVILGTNKHNAYRYSKSKAGAVGLFQFIPGTYKRILNLYPQAGLIRDFAQGMTDHENAAKASFLLFDADMNVLSDARRNRLLDDQAATGRFLASAYNCGPGRTRSSMERYGDNWASAVPAETQIYLRKFDAVLTWYRTGRLASR